One window of Flavobacteriales bacterium genomic DNA carries:
- a CDS encoding Fic family protein, translating into MVSFDTIVYPTTYSLTPQTLSLLASISERLGEVRAAHLHHPSPLLKRAHRVSTIHATLALEDNPLDRRSIAELLDGHMPHTSSSAVLEVLNTIRLYDLLPTLDPFMGHDLRHAHGELMHGLALDPGQYRTGAMEVIYGDRPGTRKAAGGNISSQVEQLLHFAENDEAPMLITSCVLHYGLINLRPFTAGNGRIARLWQKLMLMRQWPVFAYLPLEGFIQRGRNGYYAAMEHADRQEDCGVFITYMMERIDEALHELLTRERPVLTGPDRISTFISGSDRGRFTRKDYRNAFPELSTATASRDLADAVDAGSIMRTGTGRVAWYRAPGTRKHG; encoded by the coding sequence ATGGTATCATTTGATACTATTGTGTACCCGACCACCTATTCCCTCACGCCGCAGACCCTGTCCCTCTTGGCCTCCATCTCCGAGCGGCTCGGCGAGGTGCGTGCCGCCCATCTTCACCACCCCTCTCCCCTGCTGAAGCGGGCCCACCGGGTCAGCACCATACACGCCACCCTAGCCTTGGAGGACAATCCATTGGACCGGAGGTCCATTGCGGAGCTGTTGGACGGCCATATGCCGCATACCTCCAGCTCGGCCGTGCTGGAAGTCCTGAACACCATCCGCCTCTATGACCTCCTTCCCACGCTGGACCCCTTTATGGGCCATGACCTCAGGCACGCCCACGGCGAGCTGATGCACGGGCTGGCGCTGGACCCCGGCCAATACCGCACCGGGGCCATGGAGGTGATCTACGGTGACCGGCCGGGGACCCGCAAAGCGGCCGGTGGCAACATCTCCAGTCAGGTGGAACAGTTGCTGCATTTCGCGGAGAATGACGAGGCCCCCATGTTGATCACCAGCTGTGTGCTGCACTACGGCCTGATCAACCTCCGCCCCTTCACCGCAGGGAACGGCCGTATCGCGCGGCTCTGGCAAAAGCTGATGTTGATGCGGCAATGGCCCGTGTTCGCTTACCTCCCGTTGGAAGGCTTCATCCAACGCGGCCGCAACGGATACTACGCCGCCATGGAACATGCCGACCGCCAGGAGGACTGCGGCGTTTTCATTACCTATATGATGGAGCGGATCGATGAGGCTCTGCACGAGTTGCTCACTCGCGAACGGCCAGTGCTGACAGGACCTGACCGCATCTCCACTTTCATTTCGGGCAGTGACCGGGGACGTTTTACCCGAAAGGATTACCGCAACGCCTTCCCCGAGCTTTCCACCGCAACAGCTAGCAGAGACCTGGCGGATGCGGTCGATGCCGGATCGATCATGCGCACCGGGACCGGAAGGGTGGCTTGGTACCGGGCGCCCGGGACCCGGAAGCACGGTTAG
- a CDS encoding 30S ribosomal protein S12 — MPTIQQLIRKGRKVPTVKSKSIALTQCPQRRGVCTKVYTTTPKKPNSALRKVAKVRLSNKMEVIAYIGGEGHNLQEHSIVLVRGGRVKDLPGVKYHIVRGVLDTSGVEGRNQRRSKYGTKRKKAGAAKK, encoded by the coding sequence ATGCCAACCATTCAACAGCTGATCCGCAAAGGCCGCAAGGTCCCCACCGTCAAGAGCAAGTCCATTGCCTTGACCCAGTGCCCCCAACGCCGCGGCGTATGCACCAAGGTGTACACGACCACCCCGAAGAAGCCGAATTCCGCACTTCGCAAGGTGGCCAAGGTGCGCCTCTCCAACAAGATGGAGGTGATCGCCTACATCGGTGGAGAGGGCCACAACCTGCAGGAGCACAGCATCGTGCTGGTGCGCGGTGGCAGGGTGAAGGACCTTCCCGGTGTGAAATACCACATCGTTCGCGGTGTGTTGGACACCAGCGGGGTAGAGGGCCGGAACCAGCGCCGCAGCAAGTACGGCACCAAGCGCAAAAAGGCAGGCGCCGCCAAAAAGTAA
- the rpsG gene encoding 30S ribosomal protein S7 has protein sequence MRKKAAKHNTLPDPKFGQVQVTKFVNNLMYDGKKSKSFDIFYSAIDMVAEKTGEDGMDTFRKAIQNVTPQVEVRSRRVGGANFQIPQPVRESRKESLAMKWLIGYSRKRNERSMEQRLANEIMAAAKEEGAAFKKKEEVHKMAEANKAFSHFRF, from the coding sequence ATGCGTAAGAAAGCAGCCAAGCACAACACGCTCCCCGACCCGAAGTTCGGTCAGGTGCAGGTGACCAAGTTCGTGAACAACCTGATGTACGACGGCAAGAAGAGCAAGTCGTTCGACATCTTCTACAGTGCCATCGATATGGTGGCTGAAAAGACCGGCGAGGACGGCATGGATACTTTCCGCAAGGCCATCCAGAACGTCACCCCGCAAGTGGAGGTGCGCAGCCGTCGCGTTGGCGGGGCGAACTTCCAGATCCCCCAGCCGGTGCGTGAGAGCCGCAAGGAGAGCTTGGCAATGAAGTGGTTGATCGGTTACAGCCGCAAGCGCAACGAGCGCAGCATGGAGCAAAGGCTCGCCAACGAGATCATGGCCGCCGCCAAAGAAGAGGGTGCGGCTTTCAAGAAGAAAGAGGAAGTACACAAGATGGCCGAGGCCAACAAGGCGTTCAGCCACTTCCGCTTCTAA
- the fusA gene encoding elongation factor G — translation MARDLRYTRNIGIMAHIDAGKTTTSERILYYTGLTHKIGEVHDGAATMDWMAQEQERGITITSAATTTAWKYRGNEYKINLIDTPGHVDFTVEVERSLRVLDGAVALFCAVGGVEPQSETVWRQANKYKVPRIGFVNKMDRSGADFFKVVAQIKSRLGANPVPLQVPIGAEAGFLGVVDLVNNHGMVWNEADQGMTWSEVPIPEDLKDTVKEWRDKLIEAVAESDDKLMEKYFADPDSLTEAEIMNAIRISTINMSITPILCGSAFKNKGVQTMLDAVMAYLPSPMDIEAVTGTDPDTGEELLRKPSVTEPMASLAFKIATDPFVGRLAFFRCYSGKVDAGSYVQNMRTGKKERISRIFQMHSNKQNPVDVIEAGDIGAAVGFKDIRTGDTLCDESKQIILESMSFPEPVIGIAIEPKTQADLDKMGQALAKLAEEDPTFKVNTDEETGQTVINGMGELHLEILVDRMKREFKVELNQGAPQVKYKEAITGTVEHRELYKKQTGGRGKFADIHVRIEPQTDPAKIGLEFVDSIKGGSIPKEFIPSVQKGFANSLQNGVLAGYPIESMKVTLYDGSFHNVDSDALSFEIAAKSAFRSAVPKAKPILLEPIMKIEVITPEENMGDIVGDLNRRRGQIQGMEDRSGAKAIKGTVPLSEMFGYVTSLRTLSSGRASSTMEFSHYEQAPNNITEAVLAKVRGKVSA, via the coding sequence ATGGCCCGCGACCTCAGATACACGCGCAACATCGGCATCATGGCGCACATCGATGCCGGCAAGACGACCACGTCGGAGCGCATTCTTTATTACACAGGCCTCACGCACAAGATCGGGGAGGTGCATGATGGCGCGGCCACCATGGACTGGATGGCGCAGGAGCAGGAGCGTGGCATCACGATCACCAGCGCTGCCACCACCACCGCCTGGAAATACCGCGGCAACGAGTACAAGATCAACCTGATCGACACCCCGGGCCACGTGGACTTCACCGTGGAGGTGGAGCGCAGCCTGCGCGTACTGGACGGTGCCGTGGCGCTGTTCTGCGCCGTTGGTGGCGTGGAGCCCCAGAGCGAGACCGTGTGGCGCCAGGCCAATAAGTACAAAGTGCCCCGCATCGGCTTCGTCAACAAGATGGACCGCAGCGGTGCGGACTTCTTCAAAGTAGTGGCCCAGATCAAGAGCCGCCTCGGTGCGAACCCGGTGCCTTTGCAAGTGCCCATCGGCGCCGAAGCGGGTTTCCTTGGCGTGGTCGACCTGGTGAATAACCACGGCATGGTCTGGAACGAGGCCGACCAAGGCATGACCTGGTCGGAAGTCCCCATTCCTGAAGACCTGAAGGACACCGTGAAGGAGTGGCGCGACAAGTTGATCGAAGCCGTCGCCGAAAGCGACGACAAGTTGATGGAGAAGTACTTCGCTGATCCGGACAGCTTGACGGAGGCGGAGATCATGAACGCCATCCGCATCAGTACCATCAACATGAGCATCACGCCGATCCTCTGCGGGTCAGCGTTCAAGAACAAGGGCGTGCAGACCATGCTCGACGCCGTGATGGCCTATCTGCCCAGCCCCATGGACATTGAGGCTGTTACCGGCACCGACCCTGACACGGGCGAGGAGCTGTTGCGGAAGCCTAGCGTTACCGAGCCGATGGCCTCTTTGGCGTTCAAGATCGCCACGGACCCCTTCGTGGGCCGATTGGCCTTCTTCCGCTGTTACAGTGGCAAGGTGGACGCGGGCAGCTATGTGCAGAACATGCGCACGGGCAAGAAGGAGCGCATCAGCCGCATTTTCCAAATGCACTCCAACAAGCAGAACCCCGTGGACGTCATCGAAGCCGGTGACATCGGCGCGGCCGTCGGTTTCAAGGATATCCGTACCGGTGACACGCTGTGCGACGAGAGCAAGCAGATCATCCTCGAGAGCATGAGCTTCCCCGAGCCGGTGATCGGTATCGCCATCGAACCCAAGACCCAGGCCGACCTGGACAAGATGGGACAGGCGTTGGCCAAACTGGCCGAGGAAGATCCGACCTTCAAGGTGAATACCGATGAGGAGACAGGCCAGACCGTGATCAACGGTATGGGCGAACTGCACTTGGAGATCTTGGTGGACCGTATGAAGCGCGAGTTCAAGGTGGAACTCAACCAAGGTGCCCCCCAAGTGAAATACAAGGAGGCCATCACCGGAACGGTGGAGCACCGGGAACTGTACAAGAAACAGACCGGTGGCCGAGGCAAATTCGCGGACATCCACGTGCGCATCGAGCCACAGACGGACCCCGCCAAGATCGGCTTGGAGTTCGTCGATTCCATCAAGGGTGGATCCATCCCCAAGGAATTCATCCCCTCGGTGCAGAAGGGCTTTGCGAATTCGTTGCAGAACGGTGTGTTGGCAGGGTACCCCATCGAGAGCATGAAGGTGACCTTGTACGACGGAAGCTTCCACAACGTGGACTCCGACGCACTGAGCTTTGAGATCGCTGCGAAGAGCGCCTTCCGTTCGGCGGTGCCCAAAGCCAAGCCGATCCTGCTCGAGCCGATCATGAAGATCGAGGTGATCACGCCCGAGGAGAACATGGGCGACATCGTCGGCGACCTCAACCGTCGTCGCGGACAGATCCAAGGCATGGAGGACCGTAGCGGCGCAAAGGCGATCAAGGGCACGGTGCCTTTGAGCGAGATGTTCGGCTACGTCACTTCCCTGCGTACCCTGAGTTCCGGCCGTGCCAGCAGCACCATGGAGTTCAGCCACTATGAGCAGGCTCCCAATAACATCACCGAAGCCGTTTTGGCCAAGGTCCGTGGTAAAGTTTCAGCATAA
- the rpsJ gene encoding 30S ribosomal protein S10 produces MTQKIRIKLRSYDHNLVDKSAEKIVKTVKSTGAVVSGPIPLPTHKRIFTVLRSPHVNKTAREQFQLCSYKRLMDIYSSSSKTIDALMKLELPSGVDVEIKV; encoded by the coding sequence ATGACCCAAAAGATCAGGATCAAGCTGCGGTCTTACGATCACAACCTCGTCGACAAGAGCGCCGAGAAGATCGTGAAGACGGTGAAGAGCACGGGTGCCGTCGTCAGCGGCCCCATCCCGTTGCCCACGCACAAGCGTATTTTCACGGTGCTGCGTTCGCCGCACGTGAACAAGACGGCTCGGGAGCAATTCCAACTGTGCAGTTACAAGCGGCTGATGGACATATACAGCTCCAGCAGCAAAACCATCGATGCGCTGATGAAACTGGAACTCCCCAGTGGCGTGGACGTGGAGATCAAGGTCTGA
- the rplC gene encoding 50S ribosomal protein L3, producing the protein MSGLIGKKVGMTSLYDTEGNLLGCTVLEAGPCVVTHVKTIEKDGYNAVQLAYGERGEKNATSAAIGHFKKAGTTPKVKSHEFKEFTEELKLGDKVDTDIFLEGGFVTVTSASKGKGFQGVVKRHGFSGVGEATHGQHDRSRAPGSLGGSSYPARVFKGLRMAGRMGGNKITTENLRVVKIDKERNLMVVHGSIPGPKGGIVIIWK; encoded by the coding sequence ATGAGCGGATTGATCGGAAAAAAGGTCGGGATGACCAGCCTCTATGACACGGAGGGCAACCTGTTGGGTTGCACCGTGCTTGAGGCCGGCCCCTGCGTGGTGACCCACGTGAAGACCATTGAAAAGGACGGCTACAATGCCGTTCAGCTGGCCTATGGCGAGCGTGGCGAGAAGAACGCCACTTCCGCGGCCATCGGCCACTTTAAGAAAGCTGGCACCACGCCCAAGGTGAAGAGCCATGAGTTCAAGGAGTTCACCGAAGAGTTGAAACTGGGCGACAAAGTGGACACCGACATCTTCCTGGAAGGTGGCTTTGTCACAGTCACCTCCGCTAGCAAGGGTAAAGGTTTCCAAGGTGTGGTGAAGCGCCACGGCTTCAGCGGTGTTGGCGAAGCCACCCACGGCCAGCACGACCGTTCACGCGCTCCCGGTTCATTGGGCGGCTCGTCCTACCCGGCGCGCGTGTTCAAGGGCCTGCGCATGGCAGGTCGCATGGGCGGCAACAAGATCACCACGGAGAACCTCCGAGTGGTGAAGATCGACAAGGAAAGAAACCTCATGGTCGTTCATGGCTCCATTCCCGGGCCCAAGGGCGGAATTGTGATCATCTGGAAGTAA
- the rplD gene encoding 50S ribosomal protein L4, with translation MELDIHSADGKSTGKKAKLNDAVFGVEPNDHAIWLDVKQHLANRRQGTSKTLEKSELSGSTRKLHRQKGTGGARKGSIKSPLLKGGARVFGPKPRDYHFKLNKKVKDLARRSALTHKAKNGTITVLDGSGMDSTKTKVYAGMLKAFNLTGRKALVVLATKNDNVLLGTRNIQGARVVVASELNTYDIMNANRVLIAADAIAPLESTLSKQAQ, from the coding sequence ATGGAACTCGATATCCACAGCGCGGACGGAAAGTCCACCGGCAAGAAGGCCAAACTGAACGATGCGGTTTTCGGTGTTGAGCCGAACGACCACGCCATCTGGCTGGACGTAAAACAGCACTTGGCGAACCGTCGTCAGGGCACCTCCAAGACCTTGGAGAAGAGCGAGCTTAGCGGTTCCACCCGCAAGCTGCACCGGCAGAAGGGGACTGGCGGAGCCCGAAAGGGTTCCATCAAGAGTCCCTTGTTGAAGGGCGGTGCCCGCGTGTTCGGCCCAAAGCCCCGTGACTACCACTTCAAACTGAACAAGAAGGTGAAGGACCTGGCCCGCCGCAGCGCCCTCACGCACAAGGCCAAGAACGGCACCATCACCGTGCTGGACGGCAGTGGCATGGACAGCACGAAGACCAAGGTCTACGCCGGCATGCTGAAGGCGTTCAACCTCACCGGCCGCAAGGCCTTGGTGGTGTTGGCGACAAAGAACGACAACGTGCTGCTCGGCACCCGGAACATCCAGGGCGCCCGCGTGGTGGTCGCCAGCGAGTTGAACACCTACGACATCATGAACGCCAATAGGGTGTTGATCGCTGCCGACGCGATCGCCCCGTTGGAATCCACCCTCAGCAAGCAAGCGCAATGA
- the rplW gene encoding 50S ribosomal protein L23 produces MSSIIIRPLITEKMTAQSENEGRYGFVVDRKSNKVEIRAAVEKEFNVKVTGVRTMIVRGKDRTRYTKTNILRGSTSTWKKAIVTLEKGETIDLYSNL; encoded by the coding sequence ATGAGCAGCATCATCATCCGCCCCCTCATCACCGAGAAGATGACCGCCCAAAGCGAGAACGAAGGCCGCTACGGCTTCGTTGTCGACCGCAAGAGCAACAAGGTCGAGATCCGCGCCGCGGTGGAAAAGGAATTCAATGTGAAGGTCACCGGCGTGCGCACGATGATCGTGCGCGGCAAGGATCGCACGCGCTATACGAAGACCAACATCCTGCGTGGCAGTACCAGCACTTGGAAGAAGGCCATCGTCACCTTGGAAAAAGGTGAGACCATCGACCTCTACAGCAATCTCTGA
- the rplB gene encoding 50S ribosomal protein L2 — MGIRKMNPVTAGTRHKVAIDFEEITTNIPEASLLRGRANKSGGRNNSGKMTMRYIGGGHKQRYRVIDTKRDKVGIAGVVKTIEYDPNRSSRIALVFYPDGEKRYMLAPAGLKVGQVVVSGKGAPPEVGNALPLSDIPLGTLVHNVELQPGKGGSFARSAGTFAQLNAREGRYATLKMPSGEVRMVLVSCMATVGTVGNSEHMLQRSGKAGRTRWQGRRPRVRPVVMNPVDHPMGGGEGRASGGHPRSRNGLLAKGKKTRAPKRISNKFIIQRANHKKA, encoded by the coding sequence ATGGGCATCCGTAAAATGAACCCCGTTACCGCTGGCACCCGTCACAAGGTGGCCATCGATTTCGAGGAGATCACCACCAATATCCCCGAAGCGAGCCTGCTCCGTGGGCGCGCGAACAAGAGCGGCGGCCGGAACAACTCGGGCAAGATGACCATGCGCTACATCGGCGGTGGTCACAAGCAGCGCTATCGGGTGATCGATACCAAGCGCGACAAGGTGGGCATCGCCGGCGTGGTGAAGACCATCGAGTACGATCCGAACCGTAGCTCCCGCATCGCTCTGGTGTTCTACCCGGACGGCGAGAAGCGTTACATGCTCGCACCTGCCGGCCTGAAAGTGGGCCAGGTGGTGGTGAGCGGCAAGGGCGCTCCCCCGGAAGTGGGCAATGCGCTCCCATTGAGCGATATCCCCTTGGGTACCTTGGTGCACAACGTTGAGCTCCAGCCCGGCAAGGGAGGCTCCTTCGCACGCAGCGCGGGCACCTTCGCCCAGCTGAATGCCCGTGAAGGCCGCTATGCCACCCTGAAGATGCCGAGCGGCGAGGTCCGCATGGTGTTGGTGAGCTGCATGGCCACAGTGGGTACCGTGGGTAATTCCGAGCACATGCTGCAGCGCAGCGGTAAGGCTGGCCGCACCCGTTGGCAGGGCCGTCGACCGCGCGTACGTCCCGTGGTGATGAACCCCGTCGATCACCCGATGGGTGGTGGCGAAGGCCGGGCTTCCGGCGGTCATCCGCGCAGCCGCAACGGCCTTCTGGCCAAAGGCAAAAAGACACGGGCACCCAAGCGTATCTCCAACAAGTTCATTATTCAGCGGGCCAACCACAAGAAAGCCTGA
- the rpsS gene encoding 30S ribosomal protein S19 — protein sequence MSRSLKKPPFVHYKLAKRVTEMQQAGKKTVLKTWSRPSTITPEFVGLTFAVHNGNKFIPVYVTENMVGHKLGEFAPTRTYRGHAGNNRK from the coding sequence ATGAGCCGTTCACTCAAGAAGCCCCCGTTCGTCCACTACAAGTTGGCGAAGCGCGTTACCGAAATGCAACAGGCCGGCAAGAAGACCGTCCTGAAGACCTGGTCGCGCCCCAGCACCATTACCCCGGAGTTCGTGGGGTTGACCTTCGCCGTCCACAACGGGAACAAGTTCATCCCGGTGTACGTCACCGAGAACATGGTGGGCCACAAACTGGGGGAGTTCGCCCCGACGCGTACCTACCGTGGTCACGCCGGCAACAACAGAAAGTAA
- the rplV gene encoding 50S ribosomal protein L22, producing MGSRKKIAADKRKEAKKDVAVASLRKVPTSPRKMRQVADNIRGVEVEKALGLLRFSTRHASKPLEKLLMSAIANWEAKNEKKAGDTKLVVKTVMVDESTGLKRMLPAPQGRAYRMVKRSNHVTLIVDTAPEETAENKA from the coding sequence ATGGGATCGCGCAAGAAAATAGCCGCTGATAAGCGGAAGGAGGCCAAGAAGGACGTTGCGGTGGCCAGCCTCCGCAAGGTTCCCACCAGCCCGCGCAAGATGCGCCAGGTGGCGGACAACATCCGCGGCGTGGAAGTGGAGAAGGCGCTGGGCCTGCTGCGCTTCAGCACCCGCCACGCCAGCAAGCCGTTGGAAAAGCTCTTGATGAGCGCCATCGCCAACTGGGAAGCGAAGAACGAGAAGAAGGCCGGAGACACCAAGCTGGTCGTGAAGACGGTGATGGTGGACGAAAGCACCGGGTTGAAGCGTATGCTGCCCGCACCTCAGGGCCGCGCCTACCGCATGGTAAAGCGCAGCAACCACGTGACCTTGATCGTGGACACCGCACCGGAGGAAACCGCCGAGAACAA